A region of the Microcystis aeruginosa FD4 genome:
ATCGGTGGAATCGAGTTCGGTTAATCCTCTCTCTACCATTGATGCTTCTAAATGACAACCTGTTCCGGTGTTAATTTGGATAACCTGACAACCGGTTTCACTAATTTTTTGGGCATCATTAGCTGTTGCTTGATCTCCCTCAATGACACTGATAGGAATAGCAGTTTTTAAATCGGCAATTGTGCGAGTTAACAGGGTAGTTTTTCCCGAACCGGGGGAAGAAACCAGATTAAGAGCAACAGTTTTTCTCCCCTTCAACCAACCGCGATTTTGTGCCGCTAACAGATTATTTTTTGCCAGCAGATTTTGCTCAACTTGGAGAATATTACCATGAATTTGAGCGTGAATTTCCGCAGGATGATGGGGATGCTCATGCTCATGCTCGTGATCGTGATGGCTATGACTAATAACAGTACCATCGGCTAAAATATGTTCATGGGTTCCCGTTTGCGGATTAGTTACCGTTACTTCCGAGTTATCAGAACAACCACAGGTTACACACATAAGGATTCTGTCTCCAACGATTTGAGATTTAATTCTTGACCCTGTAAAATGACTATATTGCGACTACCACATCGATCGCAGATTCCGTAGGGATATTCTAGTTCTAGCTCATTTCCGCAATCTTGGCACTGTCCTAAACCAGAAATTTCCAGAATCTCTAACATTGCCCCCTCTATATTACTACCTTGACAACAGGTATCAAAACAAAAAGCGATCGATTCTGGCATAATTGCCGTTAGTTTACCAATCTCTAACACCACGCGCTTAACTTTCATTCCTCGGGAATGTTCTAAGGCAAGTTCGATAATATTTTGGGTGATTCCTAGTTCGTGCATTTTCAGTAATCAGTAATCAGTTATCAGTTATCAGTTATCAGTTATCAGGGAAATTTCAACTAAAACCCCAAAACCCCAACTATTTGAGGGTTCAAAAACGGCAAAAATAAGGATTAAATTGCCTAAAATCTGTAAATAGACCATTTAATTGACTATTATTCATTCTTAATTCTCCTGACGACCGGCTACTGACGACCGACTCCTAACCCTAACAACAAACTTTTTGCCGCAAACCCTAATTAGGACTGGCTGAATAAATCTAAAAACCTTGTTGGATAAGGCTTTTAGACTTTTTTTACCTCAAAAAGTGCCGGACCTGGGAGTGATCGGGGGTAAAATTCAGGTACTTTTTCCCTGAAAATTAGGTAACTGACTACCTCAAAATCGGTAAAACCCTACACCCTACACCCCACACCCCACACCCTGCACCCACGAGAAACTTTTTGCCGCAAACCCTAATTAACATATTCTCGGTAATTGTTCACCGACTAAAATATCGAGAATTCTGTTAGTGCCGAAAGGGGTTTTTAGGTAAACTAAATTGGGGGGAGAAGCGACGACTTCCCCGATAGAAGCGGCATTTTTACCGTCAGGATGGGAACGCATCACTGCTAAAACACGATTTTCCGCCTCTGGAGGCACGACAAGGACTAATTTGCCCTCATTTGCCAGATAAAGCGGTTCTAAGCCCAATAATTCGCACATTCCTCGCACTTCTTCCCGGATGGGGATCGCCGTTTCCTGCACCTGTATTCCCACCCCTGAACTTTGGGCAAATTCGTTTAAAACTGTGGCTAATCCGCCTCTAGTGGCATCCCGCATCGCTTTAACTTCTGGGCAAACTGCCAGAATTGCAGAAATTAAAGAATTCAGAGCTTGACAATCGCTTTCGATTGTGCATTGTAGGTCTAATTCGCCCCTGGCAATCAGAATGGCGGCACCGTGATCCCCCAGAAAACCGTTCAGCAAAATGCGATCGCCAACTTGTAAATTATTGGCCCCGGAATTGATTCCGGCCGCAATTACTCCCACTCCAGAGGTATTAATAAATATTTGATCCCCTTGTCCTCTGGGAACGACTTTTGTATCCCCGGTGACGATTTTTACCGCTGCTTTGTCGGCGGCTATTTTCATGCTGGTAACGATGGTTTTTAGGGTGTCGATCGATAAACCTTCTTCGAGGATAAAACTACAACTGAGATAGAGGGGAATTGCCCCACC
Encoded here:
- a CDS encoding hydrogenase maturation nickel metallochaperone HypA/HybF, producing MHELGITQNIIELALEHSRGMKVKRVVLEIGKLTAIMPESIAFCFDTCCQGSNIEGAMLEILEISGLGQCQDCGNELELEYPYGICDRCGSRNIVILQGQELNLKSLETESLCV
- the hypE gene encoding hydrogenase expression/formation protein HypE: MSNNPSPSLTLKKTKITDRNITLSHGSGGRAMRDLINEIFVNNFDNNLLAALEDQARFEIKDLAKIGDRLAFTTDSYVVSPLFFPGGDIGSLAVNGTVNDLAVGGAIPLYLSCSFILEEGLSIDTLKTIVTSMKIAADKAAVKIVTGDTKVVPRGQGDQIFINTSGVGVIAAGINSGANNLQVGDRILLNGFLGDHGAAILIARGELDLQCTIESDCQALNSLISAILAVCPEVKAMRDATRGGLATVLNEFAQSSGVGIQVQETAIPIREEVRGMCELLGLEPLYLANEGKLVLVVPPEAENRVLAVMRSHPDGKNAASIGEVVASPPNLVYLKTPFGTNRILDILVGEQLPRIC